A genomic segment from Ornithorhynchus anatinus isolate Pmale09 chromosome 16, mOrnAna1.pri.v4, whole genome shotgun sequence encodes:
- the PAQR7 gene encoding membrane progestin receptor alpha produces MATAAVQKMSRFFPSPRQVWKLPGLLAALAAPEPGSTVGRAEVPRLFWKPHIYSGYRPLHRAWHFYFLSLFQTHNEAVNVWTHLAAALALLLRLARFAGTVDFVGDPHARPLFLIVLASITYLLLSAAAHLLQAKSEFWHYSFFFLDYVGVAVYQFGSALAHFYYTIEPAWHARVAAVFLPAAAFLAWLSCAGSCYAKYRQLPGLLGHVCQEMPSGLAYALDISPVVHRIYVAQELGREDPAILYHKCQVLFFLLAAAFFSACSPESWFPGKCHLFGQGHQLFHAFLVLCTLAQLEAVALDYGGRRAVYEGLHRHPPHDFSALFLLTVACSVLTALYMSSRVRRELSRKED; encoded by the coding sequence ATGGCCACGGCCGCGGTCCAGAAGATGAGCCGCTTCTTCCCCAGCCCGCGCCAGGTCTGGAAGCTGCCCGGGCTGCTGGCCGCCCTGGCCGCGCCCGAGCCGGGCAGCACGGTGGGCCGGGCCGAGGTGCCCCGCCTCTTCTGGAAGCCCCACATCTACTCGGGCTACCGGCCGCTGCACCGCGCCTGGCACTTCTACTTCCTGAGCCTCTTCCAGACGCACAACGAGGCGGTCAACGTGTGGACCCACCTGGCGGCGGCCCTGGCCCTGCTGCTGCGCCTGGCCCGCTTCGCGGGCACGGTGGACTTCGTGGGTGACCCCCACGCCCGGCCGCTCTTCCTCATCGTGCTGGCCTCCATCACCTACCTGCTGCTCAGCGCGGCGGCCCACCTGCTGCAGGCCAAGTCCGAGTTCTGGCACTACAGCTTCTTCTTCCTGGACTACGTGGGCGTGGCCGTCTACCAGTTCGGCAGCGCCCTGGCCCACTTCTACTACACCATCGAGCCCGCCTGGCACGCCCGCGTGGCGGCCGTCTTCCTGCCCGCCgcggccttcctggcctggctgtCCTGCGCCGGCTCCTGCTACGCCAAGTACCGCCAGCTGCCCGGCCTGCTGGGCCACGTGTGCCAGGAGATGCCCTCGGGGCTGGCCTACGCCCTGGACATCAGCCCCGTGGTCCACCGCATCTACGTGGCCCAGGAGCTGGGCCGCGAGGACCCGGCCATCCTCTACCACAAGTGCCAGGTCCTCTTCTTCCTGCTGGCCGCCGCCTTCTTCTCGGCCTGCTCGCCCGAGAGCTGGTTCCCGGGCAAGTGTCACCTGTTCGGCCAGGGCCACCAGCTGTTCCACGCGTTCCTGGTGCTGTGCACCCTGGCGCAGCTGGAGGCCGTGGCGCTGGACTACGGGGGCCGGCGGGCCGTCTACGAGGGGCTGCACCGCCACCCGCCCCACGACTTCTCCGCCCTCTTCCTGCTGACCGTGGCCTGCAGCGTCCTCACCGCCCTCTACATGAGCAGCCGGGTGCGGCGGGAACTGAGCCGCAAGGAGGACTGA